GGACCTGGTGAGCGAGAGCCTGCACATCGTGATGGTGCTGGTGGCCGTGCTGGCCGTGCCCGGCCTGGTGGTGGGCCTGCTGGTGAGCCTGTTCCAGGCCGCCACCCAGATCAACGAGCAGACCCTGAGCTTCCTGCCCCGCCTGCTGGTCACCTTGCTGGTGATCACGCTGGCCGGCGGCTGGATGGCGAGCTGGCTGATGGACTTCTGCGTCTCCATCTTCCAGCGTGCCGCCTCGCTGGTGGGCTGAACCGCATGGAGCTGATGTTCGGCCAGCTGGTGGCGCTGCTGAGCGCCTTGTGGTGGCCCTTCTGCCGCACCATGGCCATGCTGTCGGCCGCGCCGGTGGTGGGCGAGGCGATGGTGCCGGTGGCGCCGCGCGTGCTGCTGTCGCTGGCGCTCGCGGTGGTGCTGCTGCCCGCTGCCCAGCCAGCCTCCGCCATCGACGCCTTCTCGCTGCACGGCGTGGTGGCCACCGTCGAGCAGGCGTTGATCGGCTTTGGCCTGGGGCTCGCCTTTCACCTCACCATGTCGGCGATCACGGTGCTGGGCTACATGGTGTCGTCGCAGATGGGCCTGTCGATGGCCTTGATGAACGACCCGATGAACGGCAGCTCCTCGGACGTAGTGTCCAGCCTGCTCTACATGCTGTGCATCCTGGTCTTCTTCTCGATCGACGGCCACCTGGTGCTCACCGGCGTGCTGGGCGCCAGCTTCAAGGCCTGGCCGGTGGGTGCCGCCGGCATTCCCCTGGCCACGCTGCAGGGCCTGGCGCTCAACGTGGCCTGGGTGTTCTCGGCCGCCATGCTGCTGGCGGTGCCGGTCATCTTCTCGAGCCTGGTGGTGCAGCTGGGCTTCGGCTTCCTGAACCGGGTGGCGCCCTCGCTCAACCTCTATTCGCTCGGCTTTTCGGTGGTGACGCTGTTCGGCCTGCTGGTGCTGTCGCAGATGGTCCGCTTCATTCCCGAGCACTACGTGCGCATGACGCAGCGGGTGCTGCAGATGCTGCACCAGAGCCTGCAGGCAGGAGGCGTGCATGGCTGACGCATCCACCGACGACAAGACCGAAAAGCCCTCGCCACAGAAGCTGCGCAAGTCGCGCGAGCAGGGCCAGGTGGCTCGCTCGCGCGATGTGCCCACGGTGGTCGGCATCCTCATCGCGCTCAAGCTGACGGTGCTGATGCTGCCCGGCTGGCTGGATGACTTCCGCCTGCTCTTCACCCACGGTTTCGCGCAGCTCTCGGGCGACGGCACGCTGGACAACGCCTGGTCCACCGCCTTCACCACCACCCTGCTGCTGCTGGTGAAGATGGTGCTGCCGCTGCTCGCGGTGCCGGCCACGGTGCTCGCAGCCTCGCTGTTTCCGGGCGGCTGGGTGCTGAGCACCGCCAACATGGGTCCCAAGCTGGAGCGCCTGAGCCCGGCCAAGAACCTGGGCCGCCTCGTCAGCGGCAAGCACTGGAGCGACTTCGGCATCTCGCTGCTGAAGGCAGCGCTGATGATCGCGGTGCTGTACCACGTCTCGACCTCCATGCTGGGCGAGCACCTGCGCGCCGCCGCCATGCCGCTGCCGCAGGCGCTACAGCATGCCATGGGCCTGGCACTGGACGGCGTGATGGCGCTTTGCGTGGTGTATGCCGGCTTTGCGCTGCTGGACCTGCCGCTGCAGCGCTTCTTCTTCCTGCAGGGCCTGCGCATGAGCAAGCGCGAGCTGAAGGAAGAGCACAAGACCAGCGAAGGCCGGCCCGAGGTGCGCCAGCGGATCCGCCAGCTGCAGCAGCAGATCGCCCGACGCAGCGTGCGCAAGACCGTGCCCGGCGCCGACGTGGTGATCGTCAACCCCGAGCACTACGCGGTCGCCCTGAAGTACGACGAGGACCGCGCCCAGGCCCCCTTCGTGGTGGCCAAGGGGGTGGACGAGATGGCCCTCTACATCCGCGCGGTCGCCGCCGAGCATGGCGTGGAGGTGGTGAGCCTGCCGCCGCTGGCACGTGCCATCTACAACACCAGCCAGGTGCACCAGCAGATCCCCGCCTCGCTCTACAAGGCCGTCGCCCATGTGCTGGGCTACGTGCTGCAGCTGCAGGCCTTCCGCGGCGGGCGGCGCAAGAGCGCGCCGCAGCTCAGCACCGACCTCGACGTTCCACCGCACCTGACCTGAACGCCAGAAGACCATGAACTACCTGACCCAGGCCGTGGCCGAGTTGCGCCGCCACCGCTTCGCGATCCCGCTGTTCCTGTTCGCCCTGCTCGGCATGGTGATCCTGCCGCTGCCAGGCGTGGTGCTGGACGTGCTGTTCACCTTCAACATCGTGCTGGCGCTGATCGTCATCCTGGTGGCGGTGAGCAGCAAGCGGCCGCTGGACTTCTCGATCTTCCCGACGGTGATCCTCACCACCACGCTGATGCGGCTGTTCCTGAACGTCGCCTCGACGCGGGTGGTGCTGCTC
This genomic stretch from Eleftheria terrae harbors:
- the fliQ gene encoding flagellar biosynthesis protein FliQ is translated as MLTPDVAVDLVSESLHIVMVLVAVLAVPGLVVGLLVSLFQAATQINEQTLSFLPRLLVTLLVITLAGGWMASWLMDFCVSIFQRAASLVG
- the fliR gene encoding flagellar biosynthetic protein FliR; amino-acid sequence: MELMFGQLVALLSALWWPFCRTMAMLSAAPVVGEAMVPVAPRVLLSLALAVVLLPAAQPASAIDAFSLHGVVATVEQALIGFGLGLAFHLTMSAITVLGYMVSSQMGLSMALMNDPMNGSSSDVVSSLLYMLCILVFFSIDGHLVLTGVLGASFKAWPVGAAGIPLATLQGLALNVAWVFSAAMLLAVPVIFSSLVVQLGFGFLNRVAPSLNLYSLGFSVVTLFGLLVLSQMVRFIPEHYVRMTQRVLQMLHQSLQAGGVHG
- a CDS encoding EscU/YscU/HrcU family type III secretion system export apparatus switch protein encodes the protein MADASTDDKTEKPSPQKLRKSREQGQVARSRDVPTVVGILIALKLTVLMLPGWLDDFRLLFTHGFAQLSGDGTLDNAWSTAFTTTLLLLVKMVLPLLAVPATVLAASLFPGGWVLSTANMGPKLERLSPAKNLGRLVSGKHWSDFGISLLKAALMIAVLYHVSTSMLGEHLRAAAMPLPQALQHAMGLALDGVMALCVVYAGFALLDLPLQRFFFLQGLRMSKRELKEEHKTSEGRPEVRQRIRQLQQQIARRSVRKTVPGADVVIVNPEHYAVALKYDEDRAQAPFVVAKGVDEMALYIRAVAAEHGVEVVSLPPLARAIYNTSQVHQQIPASLYKAVAHVLGYVLQLQAFRGGRRKSAPQLSTDLDVPPHLT